The following DNA comes from Teredinibacter haidensis.
TTGAAGTGGCGTTCAAATCTTTTAAGTAGGCATATGGATGGGAATGCAGCATAGTAGGTCCCAAGCGAGCAGAACAAAAAAAAGAGGCTGAAAAGTGTGTAACGGTGTGCGAAAACAGGTTGTTAATAATACTGAATTCGACTTATCTATTACGCTTTTCGTTCGAAAAGGAGCGAACATAAACGCCAAGGAATTTGGGACGGTTTGTTTTGATATCGATGCAGGAAGCATTGAAGAGATTGAATACGGAAATCTTCAAAACGGCTATTTAAATGGAATTCGTCTCGCTGCTAAAGTCGATGGATCTGACGTGTGCTATATGGAGATGGTGTCTGACGAAAATTGTGCTTTGGATCAGCGTCTAAACTGCTCTGACACAATAAGTATCGGGCGCATAGAGCACTTTTGTATATAAAGTAGACTAGTTACGGATAAGTGGGATTAAGGAAAGCCATGGACGATCCATCTGACACAAGGAAGTGTACCACTAGTATTTTCGGCGAATACTCCTTTGTACGTTGACTACCTAATATAAGCTGTTAGAGTCCCAGGGACTTCTTGAGCTATATAGGTATAAACGTGCATATAAATGTAAAACACCTCACTGCGCTGAAAGTAACCGTTTTTGAAACTTTTCTGGCTGTTGTTGATAAGGGAAGCTTCAGTAATGCCGCAGATGTTAAAGCTCTTTCTCCCGCCGCCGTTACCTTTCAAATTAAGCAATTAGAAGAAATTGTCGGTCAGAAATTATTTATTCGGGGTAAAGATCAGTCAACCTTAACGGAATCTGGTATCGAAGTACTCAAATTTGCTCGTACCATGGTTGAGGGTATTTCCTCTCTGGAAGTCGGCCTTAAAAGCGCAGTAGAGACTATGTCGGGTACGGTAAAGTATGCGATGCCGCATGGCTGTTTACTTTCTCCTCACTTTGGTATGTTATTAGATAAGCGTAAACAGTACCCCGGTATTAATTTGGTGGTAAATTTGATGCTTAATGAAGAGGTTTTATCGCTCATTAAAGAGAATAAAGCCGATTTCGGTTTTGTGACCGAAAAGGTCGCCAACCCTCTGCTGAATTATCAGGAGTTTTGTCAGGAGGAGTATGTTCTTGTTTCGTCCTCCCGGAAAAATCTGACGGAAATTAATACCGATAATATCCTGGATTATCAATTCGTAGCTTATCCGTCATTTGAGCAGCTTTTTACTCTGTGGAAAGCGCATTTTATGGCAGAGCTTAAAGATGTAAGCGCCGCTTCTTTAAATCTTGCCAATCGCTTTAACTGGATTGATGGGGCGATAAAAATGGTTATCGGCGGTTTGGGGTTCTCCATCTTCCCCCGGCATACCGTTCAGCACCATATCGATGCCGGTGCGTTGTTCGAGTACCCATCTGAATATCCACCACTATTCAATAATATATACATCATTCAGCATATTCATGCGCAAAAAAATGAACGGGTTCGCCAAGTTATTGATTGGTTTTTAAGCATGCACTCGGATGAACGCAACTAATGACGAAAGATAAGTAAGCTCTGAGCAAGTCCAAGCAGCCACTGGTTTTTAAGTACTTCTGTTGGCAAGGTATGCGATATGGGTAGGCGACTCGCCTGCTAAAGGAGTACAACACCCGAAAGCTACAGCCTTTCAGCCAAATGCTTTAGGTTGTGCAGAGACTGTTTGGACTTGTTCATAGCGTCCCTAAAGGCATTTCCCATGAATACTATTCCTTACGCGATTGCAGGCTTTAACGGCGAGAGTTGGGTGTTACCCGCTGCAATAGAAGAGAGTTATTGGGCCACATTGGGGGCTGGTGCTGATACGCTTTGTCTCTCAGTATTTCTTACCAGTGACCATCAAATGGTATGCGCACCATCAGCAGATTTATCCGGGGTTTCCTCCGAGTATACCGATATAGGGGCTGTCAGTTTTGAACAGCTCGTGTTAATTGACGTGTGTGAAAAGTGGCGATCTCAGGCCTTGGATAGCGATGGTCAGCCCATT
Coding sequences within:
- a CDS encoding LysR family transcriptional regulator — encoded protein: MHINVKHLTALKVTVFETFLAVVDKGSFSNAADVKALSPAAVTFQIKQLEEIVGQKLFIRGKDQSTLTESGIEVLKFARTMVEGISSLEVGLKSAVETMSGTVKYAMPHGCLLSPHFGMLLDKRKQYPGINLVVNLMLNEEVLSLIKENKADFGFVTEKVANPLLNYQEFCQEEYVLVSSSRKNLTEINTDNILDYQFVAYPSFEQLFTLWKAHFMAELKDVSAASLNLANRFNWIDGAIKMVIGGLGFSIFPRHTVQHHIDAGALFEYPSEYPPLFNNIYIIQHIHAQKNERVRQVIDWFLSMHSDERN